In one Ictalurus punctatus breed USDA103 chromosome 19, Coco_2.0, whole genome shotgun sequence genomic region, the following are encoded:
- the LOC128635404 gene encoding uncharacterized protein LOC128635404: protein MFLGNRLNSSQQQFDDKVEILEKAYGLDVEVMWECDWNNAKQNDVAVMAFMSTYIHPERLKPRNALFGGRTNAYKLYHKADNSEKIRYVDFTSLYPFCQAKKCYPIGHPQIIFKDFEPLENYYGFVKATVLPPRKLLHPVLPYRTGGKLMFPLCRTCAEHQNQTDPCGHTDEERAISGCWVSIELLKGVEKGYIVTNVDEVWHFPQRSETLFCDYVKTFLQYKQEASGFPAHVMTDADKESYISDYFEKEGIKMDAGKISRNPARRSINKLLLNSLWGRFSMRENLPCTELISDPEQFTQHIFGDGYDVKHFSFVSDSVALIQWCYGDGKGGQTRDINIFLGAFTTAHARLELYELMDKLGDRLLYSDTDSVIFTSREGDWEPPLGPYLGNLTDEVGAGDHIVEFCSGGPKTYGYRTAKGKVCMKAKGVTLNAVNSKAIRLDTLIGLVDHYVVGEDNSRHILAYTDTIVRNKKQFTLHNRSVVKKFKVVYNKRVLLPDFTTIPYGF from the coding sequence ACAGTTTGATGATAAGGTCGAAATTTTGGAAAAGGCGTATGGTCTTGATGTTGAGGTGATGTGGGAATGTGATTGGAATAACGCTAAACAGAACGATGTCGCTGTAATGGCGTTTATGTCCACTTACATACATCCTGAACGATTGAAACCGCGCAACGCGCTATTCGGTGGTCGTACTAACGCGTACAAATTGTATCACAAAGCCGACAATAGTGAAAAAATACGATATGTCGACTTTACAAGTTTGTACCCCTTTTGCCAGGCCAAAAAATGTTACCCCATAGGACATCCACAAATAATTTTCAAGGATTTTGAACCTCTTGAAAATTATTATGGGTTTGTCAAGGCTACAGTACTGCCACCGCGAAAACTGCTTCACCCCGTCCTTCCCTATAGGACCGGTGGTAAGCTTATGTTTCCACTTTGTCGTACATGCGCCGAACATCAGAATCAGACAGACCCGTGTGGTCATACTGATGAGGAAAGAGCTATTTCAGGGTGTTGGGTCAGCATAGAGCTGTTGAAAGGTGTGGAAAAGGGTTATATTGTAACGAACGTGGACGAGGTGTGGCATTTTCCACAACGGTCagaaactttgttttgtgattatgttaaaacatttttacaatataaacaaGAGGCCAGCGGTTTCCCCGCACACGTTATGACAGACGCAGACAAGGAATCCTACATCTCAGACTACTTTGAGAAAGAGGGGATTAAGATGGACGCCGGTAAGATAAGTCGCAATCCAGCACGGCGTTCTATTAACAAACTTCTGCTGAACTCACTTTGGGGTCGTTTCTCCATGCGTGAAAACTTGCCGTGTACAGAGTTAATTTCGGATCCGGaacaatttacacagcacaTATTCGGTGACGGGTATGATGTTAAACACTTTTCCTTCGTTTCAGACAGCGTGGCTCTAATTCAGTGGTGTTATGGGGATGGGAAAGGGGGGCAGACTCGCGACATCAACATCTTTCTCGGGGCTTTCACAACAGCTCATGCCCGTCTAGAACTTTACGAATTAATGGACAAATTGGGTGACAGGCTGTTGTACAGTGACACAGACAGTGTGATCTTTACATCTAGAGAGGGCGACTGGGAACCTCCGTTGGGCCCCTATCTCGGTAATTTAACTGACGAGGTTGGTGCTGGTGATCATATTGTAGAATTTTGTTCAGGCGGTCCGAAAACATACGGCTACCGCACTGCGAAGGGTAAGGTTTGCATGAAAGCCAAAGGTGTCACGCTCAACGCAGTAAATTCAAAAGCCATTAGATTAGACACCCTGATTGGACTTGTCGATCACTACGTCGTGGGGGAGGATAATAGTCGTCATATACTGGCATACACAGATACCATTGTAcgtaataaaaaacaattcacactacacaacaggtcagttgttaaaaagtttaaggtTGTGTACAACAAACGCGTACTGCTCCCAGATTTCACAACGATCCCATATGGCTTCTGA